CAGACAGAAGATGTCAGCATGACAGCCGCGATGAGCGTCAACAGAACTCTCTTCATCATTATTCGCCCCTCCCCCTTCGATGAATTTTTTTTATTGGGTGCGGTAAGTAAAACAGGTTGGAATACTTTTGTCCAAAGTCTCAGGACGTGCCCTCCTAATGAGGTCAAAAGATATAAACAGAGCACACGGACTATGTCAAGATCATTCCATTCCTTTCATTTTCAGTAAGACTCTTGAGCTTCTCTCAGACGATGCTTAATAGAATTGAACGATTGTGCATCAGAGCGGAGAGACAGATGGCGCAATGTTATCTTAGAATATGCTCATAAGCTTTGTTCGGCAGTCTTCATATCTTTCTCGCGCCTCAATCCATTGTCCGTCTCGAAACTGTTTTGGAAAACAACCATTAACTTTATTAGAGGAGGAATTATGGCCATCACGTTACCCGATCTGCCTTACGCAAAAAACGCCCTGGAACCCTACCTCAGCGCCAGAACCTTGGAATTTCACCACGACAAGCACCACAAGGCATATGTAGACAACACGAACAAACTGATAGAAGGAACTGATCTGGCCAATCTGGATTTGGAAGAGATCATCAAAAAAGTGGCGGGAGATGCCTCCAAAGCCGGCATTTTCAACAATGCAGCCCAGGTGTGGAATCATACCTTCTACTGGAAATGCATGAAGCCAAACGGGGGTGGCACTCCCACCGGAGCTATCGCTCAGAAGATCAATGCGGATTTTGGAAGCTACGAAAAATTCGTGGAGGAATTCAAGACTGCCGGCGCCACACAGTTCGGCAGCGGCTGGGCATGGCTGGTCCTTAATGGAGACCGTCTTCAGGTAACCAAGACCCCCAATGCCGAGAATCCTCTCGTTCAGGGAATGAAGCCGGTGCTGGTGGTAGATGTCTGGGAGCATGCCTATTACCTGGATTACCAGAACAGAAGGCCCGATTATCTCATCACATTTGTTGATAAATTGATCAACTGGGATTTCGTGAATTCGTGTTTTGGGTAAGAACCTGCCCGGAAACCTCCTGTGGACTTTGGAACACCCCCCTTAGTCCCCCCCTCGAGGGGGAATGAAAGGGGGGTGTTCGTCGCCGAGAAAAGTTTTCGGATAGGCTTTAAGAATCGCAGAAGGCGCAGAAGAATAGCCTGAACTGCTTCATCCCCCTGTGCAGTCGCCCTTTACGGCAGGAAGGTCTCACGTAAATAAAAAGGGCCCTTCATGCAAGGCATTTACAGGGGGATTTTCATTGATTCCCATGACCGGAAAGGTCACAACAAAAAATGAAACAAAGCCTTCAGACGGTGGGCGAGGCACACTCGCCGAACCTAATCCTTCCCGTATCCGCAGGGGGATCAGGCGTGAATACCAGAAAACATGTGACTGCGTAATTGATATCGGTCCGTACCCGACCGCTCCTAGCTGGGATAAACATTCCCCGTTTCCAGAATGCACCATCCGTTTCGGGTTTTTCCGAGAAGCAGGTTGATCTGCCAGCCCTCCCTGCAATGATCTGTAATTTCCTTGGGAACCCTCACTTCCACAACCCCGGACACCGTGGACCCTGAAAGCAGAAGAATTCCCGGGCGGACCTTCTCGAGAATGAAATAGTCGTCCAGTTCGGATGTCCAGTAGCGGGGCGCGTGATTCTGAGCGAACTCATAGAGGAGCCTTGCCAGCCGTTCGGCAGCAGGCAATTCTCTCGCGGCTTCGGTAGCTATACGCAGCCCACGCAAAGCGTATTCCCTATCGATATATCCCTGCTCTTCAAGCCACTTGATCAGTTTTTTGACCACGGTCCCCGTCACCTGGAGGAGCGCTTCGGATGCCATGACTTTGCGTATCATGAAATAATTCATAAAATTCGAAAGAGACGGAAGGATTTTGTCCGGACCGAAGATGACGCAAAATTCCCGGTTTTTCTGAAAGTAAAGCTTCTCGTAAAGAGCGATATCCGAAGAATTATCCAGCTCGTGATACCCATACCCGTTGAGGCAGTGCCGAAGCAAATCGATCACTTCCTCATAACGGTGAAACGACCGAGTCTTCAACCGCTTCTGTTGATCCCGCAGAAACTCCGTTAAAACGCTTTCGATATTAGGTTCGGCAATTCTTGGAAAGTACAGAACATTTTTGCTATTTTTCATCTTTCTCACCCGCAGGATTCACATTTTCGCAATCTTTAATGACCATCTATATCCGGCTCCCGCAATGCGGACAATACTTGAATGTCGGATCCAGAGGCTGTCCACACTGAGGGCACTCTTTTTTGCTCAATACTGAAGGACGCGCGTCAAAAGGGGCATCCGGCGAGGATACGGCGCCACAACGGTCACAAATGAGAACGGGCTCTCCACGCTTCACAGGGAACAAAGGAATAAAAAAAAGGCTCAAATAGTAGTC
This region of Desulforhabdus amnigena genomic DNA includes:
- a CDS encoding superoxide dismutase; translation: MAITLPDLPYAKNALEPYLSARTLEFHHDKHHKAYVDNTNKLIEGTDLANLDLEEIIKKVAGDASKAGIFNNAAQVWNHTFYWKCMKPNGGGTPTGAIAQKINADFGSYEKFVEEFKTAGATQFGSGWAWLVLNGDRLQVTKTPNAENPLVQGMKPVLVVDVWEHAYYLDYQNRRPDYLITFVDKLINWDFVNSCFG
- a CDS encoding zinc ribbon domain-containing protein, producing MFFFIGGIQPKTVELEEIPRLCPACGLAQARLRRVDYYLSLFFIPLFPVKRGEPVLICDRCGAVSSPDAPFDARPSVLSKKECPQCGQPLDPTFKYCPHCGSRI